A stretch of Kyrpidia spormannii DNA encodes these proteins:
- the ltrA gene encoding group II intron reverse transcriptase/maturase: protein MRSREGRRQPKTLNRDYPREEVVKPRGTVGEPSPSPAQSGASPRGEQGDGLMEKVVARQNMLAALKRVEQNKGAPGVDGIPTENLREQIRAEWPRIREELLTGIYRPQPVRRVEIPKPGGGKRMLGIPTVMDRLIQQALLQVLTPIFDPQFSEASYGFRPGRRAHEAVKKARQYVEEGYEWAVDMDLEKFFDRVNHDILMARVARRVTDKRVLKVIRRYLQAGIMVNGVVMEREEGTPQGGPLSPLLANILLDDLDKELEKRGHKFVRYADDANIYVRSKRAGERVLASVRTFLQERLRLKLNEQKSTVDRPWKLKFLGFSMYKRKAGEIRIRLARQSIERVKAKIRTLTARNTPIAMEERIRRLNTYLGGWMGYFALAETPSTFEEIEGWIRRRLRMCLWKQWKRVRTRYRELRALGLPEWVVHQFANARKGPWRMAHGPMNRALGNAYWQAQGLMSLTERYRRLRQSW, encoded by the coding sequence GTGCGTTCGCGAGAAGGACGAAGACAGCCGAAAACCCTGAACAGGGACTACCCACGGGAGGAAGTGGTGAAGCCACGGGGGACCGTGGGAGAGCCGAGCCCTTCTCCGGCACAAAGCGGAGCTTCACCTCGCGGAGAACAAGGTGACGGCCTGATGGAGAAGGTGGTGGCCAGGCAGAACATGCTGGCCGCCCTGAAGCGGGTGGAGCAGAACAAGGGTGCCCCCGGCGTGGACGGCATTCCCACGGAAAACCTCCGGGAACAGATCCGAGCCGAGTGGCCGCGCATCCGGGAAGAGCTGCTCACGGGGATCTACCGACCGCAGCCCGTGCGCCGGGTCGAAATCCCGAAACCCGGGGGAGGCAAGCGGATGCTGGGGATCCCCACCGTGATGGACCGCCTGATCCAGCAGGCACTTCTGCAGGTGCTGACGCCCATCTTTGACCCGCAATTTTCGGAGGCCAGCTACGGGTTCCGACCCGGAAGAAGGGCACACGAGGCGGTCAAGAAGGCGAGGCAGTATGTGGAAGAAGGATACGAATGGGCCGTGGACATGGACCTGGAAAAGTTCTTTGACCGAGTGAATCATGACATCCTGATGGCCCGGGTAGCCCGGAGGGTCACGGACAAACGAGTGCTCAAGGTCATTCGCCGGTACCTCCAGGCAGGGATCATGGTGAACGGAGTGGTCATGGAAAGAGAGGAAGGGACACCACAGGGCGGGCCGCTGAGTCCCCTGTTGGCGAATATCCTTCTGGATGACCTGGACAAAGAACTGGAAAAGAGAGGTCACAAGTTCGTCCGGTATGCGGATGATGCTAACATCTACGTTCGAAGCAAACGGGCGGGGGAGAGAGTCCTGGCCAGTGTCCGGACATTCCTGCAGGAGCGGCTAAGACTCAAACTCAACGAGCAGAAGAGCACGGTGGACCGACCGTGGAAACTGAAGTTTCTGGGATTCAGCATGTACAAACGCAAAGCCGGGGAAATCCGCATTCGCTTGGCCAGACAGTCGATCGAGCGGGTCAAGGCCAAGATCCGAACCCTCACGGCGAGGAACACACCGATCGCCATGGAGGAACGCATCCGGCGGCTGAACACGTATCTGGGCGGATGGATGGGATACTTTGCCCTGGCGGAGACGCCGAGCACCTTCGAAGAAATCGAAGGATGGATCCGGCGGAGGCTGCGGATGTGTCTCTGGAAACAGTGGAAACGGGTACGGACGCGATACCGTGAACTGCGCGCGCTAGGGCTGCCGGAGTGGGTCGTTCATCAATTTGCCAATGCCCGCAAAGGACCGTGGCGGATGGCCCATGGGCCGATGAATCGAGCCTTGGGGAACGCCTATTGGCAGGCCCAAGGACTCATGAGCTTAACCGAACGTTACCGAAGGCTTCGTCAATCTTGGTGA
- a CDS encoding response regulator: MPVSVLLVDDHALFRRGVRTILETAEDLSVVGEASNGKQAVELYAELHPDLVLMDIRMPVMGGLEAVRRLRAMDPQVRILILTVSEEDDDLFEAIRAGANGYLLKNVDPDELISSIQKVAAGEAVIPGLLAARIMAELHKEASPEEVLDPLTGRELQVLGYLSTGASNREIAKQLFISEHTVRNHIQNILSKLHLTNRVQAAAYAIRQGIRPPDTPPSDIE, from the coding sequence ATGCCGGTGAGTGTGCTCCTTGTCGACGATCACGCTCTGTTTCGCCGGGGGGTGAGAACAATCCTCGAAACTGCCGAAGATCTTTCGGTGGTCGGAGAAGCTTCAAACGGAAAACAAGCGGTGGAACTTTATGCCGAACTGCATCCCGACCTCGTCCTGATGGACATTCGTATGCCGGTGATGGGCGGACTGGAGGCCGTGCGGAGGCTGCGAGCCATGGACCCCCAGGTGCGCATCTTGATCCTCACCGTTTCCGAGGAGGACGACGATCTTTTTGAAGCCATCCGAGCGGGAGCCAACGGATACCTGTTGAAAAACGTCGATCCCGACGAATTGATCTCCAGCATCCAGAAAGTCGCGGCGGGGGAAGCGGTGATCCCGGGTCTGCTGGCCGCCCGGATCATGGCAGAACTCCACAAGGAAGCTAGCCCCGAGGAAGTCCTTGACCCTTTGACGGGCCGGGAACTCCAAGTCCTGGGATATTTGAGCACCGGGGCCTCCAACCGGGAGATTGCTAAACAGTTGTTCATCAGTGAACACACCGTGCGCAATCATATCCAGAACATCCTCAGCAAACTCCATCTGACGAATCGCGTCCAGGCTGCCGCTTACGCCATTCGCCAGGGCATCCGCCCACCGGACACTCCCCCCTCAGACATCGAGTAG
- a CDS encoding sensor histidine kinase, with protein sequence MSDRKEQGDNPALYCHALLEHASDGLVVADEERRIVFMNRAARELVGLAETEQFPDTCAELLQCRNDKDENLALAPLCFGHCVLNTKAPLSYVEMNIHSRQGDVIPVAVSYSYIPAGNRRYFLMSLRDLRERRHLEEERRKRDEMYFTLQERERLARDLHDGVVQDIAYSHMQLKLVQSLLAQGRVAEAQDKLRDVTEVVHDSFVELRHVLYDLTIHAGKDLKHFLSKWLAEFQQRSGIPVEVAMLEFPDTCDPYIGDQVTKIVQEALANVRKHSGATKAWMTLGACPVGPYRQQFSVIIEDNGCGIPEDVLHRFNQGWADHENAGRHFGLKAMRERAQSLGGILTISRRNPTGTRVELHWFQDISHEDAVKQAG encoded by the coding sequence ATGAGTGACAGGAAGGAACAAGGGGATAACCCGGCCCTGTATTGCCACGCTTTGCTGGAACACGCTTCGGATGGCTTGGTGGTGGCGGATGAGGAGCGCCGGATCGTTTTTATGAACCGGGCAGCCAGGGAACTCGTCGGGCTTGCCGAAACCGAACAATTCCCAGACACATGTGCCGAACTTTTGCAATGCCGCAACGACAAGGATGAGAATCTCGCCCTGGCGCCACTGTGCTTCGGTCATTGCGTATTGAATACCAAGGCGCCGCTCAGCTACGTGGAGATGAACATCCATTCCCGACAGGGTGATGTGATCCCCGTCGCTGTCTCCTACTCGTATATTCCAGCCGGCAACCGCCGGTACTTCCTCATGAGCCTTCGAGACCTCAGGGAACGCCGACACTTAGAAGAAGAGCGGCGAAAACGCGACGAAATGTACTTTACGCTCCAGGAACGAGAGCGCCTGGCCAGGGACCTTCACGACGGTGTCGTGCAGGATATCGCCTACTCTCATATGCAGCTCAAACTGGTCCAGTCGCTGCTCGCCCAGGGTCGGGTCGCAGAAGCCCAGGATAAACTCCGGGATGTCACCGAAGTGGTCCACGACAGTTTTGTGGAATTGCGGCACGTGCTTTATGACCTCACCATTCACGCGGGAAAGGATCTGAAACATTTTTTGTCCAAATGGCTGGCCGAATTCCAGCAGCGGTCCGGGATCCCCGTCGAAGTTGCGATGCTCGAATTTCCGGACACCTGCGACCCTTATATTGGCGATCAGGTGACCAAAATCGTACAGGAAGCCCTGGCAAATGTCCGCAAGCACAGCGGGGCCACGAAAGCGTGGATGACCCTCGGTGCCTGTCCGGTGGGGCCCTACCGTCAGCAATTTAGCGTCATCATCGAAGATAACGGGTGCGGAATCCCCGAGGACGTCCTTCATCGTTTCAATCAGGGATGGGCGGATCATGAGAATGCCGGTCGTCACTTTGGCCTGAAGGCCATGCGGGAGCGAGCCCAATCCCTGGGTGGAATCTTGACCATTTCCCGCCGGAACCCGACGGGGACCCGGGTTGAGCTGCATTGGTTCCAGGACATATCCCATGAAGACGCTGTCAAGCAAGCCGGTTAA
- a CDS encoding polysaccharide deacetylase family protein: MLFRNTSRRPLGSLYLTAVAFMAVAPTFLSHHPLARMVDPNDRQSWNISANSSIPGQNAPIRTVQHSGQCIALTFDDGPHPIYTPQLLYILRKHRVRATFFLTGIHCEKHPSIVKRIAAEGHELGNHGYLHARLDKMSPDSVAADIRRADQVIARITGIWPHYFRPAGGVLTPTVLQAAAQTGHPIAMWSVDPRDWVVGRDATAITAVVKDTVGPGRIVLFHDGGGNQPRMLEALDSLLDFLKKQGYQFVTLSEE; the protein is encoded by the coding sequence ATGTTGTTTCGCAACACATCACGTCGCCCGCTGGGATCTTTATATCTGACGGCAGTCGCTTTTATGGCCGTCGCGCCGACATTTCTAAGCCACCATCCGCTCGCCCGAATGGTCGATCCCAACGATCGCCAATCCTGGAACATTTCCGCGAACAGTTCGATCCCTGGACAGAACGCGCCCATCCGTACCGTCCAACACAGTGGCCAGTGCATCGCCCTGACCTTCGACGATGGTCCTCACCCCATCTACACCCCGCAGCTCCTGTACATCCTTCGCAAGCACCGGGTTCGGGCCACGTTTTTTCTCACAGGCATTCATTGCGAAAAACACCCTTCCATCGTTAAACGAATTGCGGCGGAGGGTCATGAATTGGGGAATCACGGATATCTTCACGCCCGTCTGGACAAAATGTCCCCAGATTCCGTCGCCGCCGATATCCGACGAGCCGATCAGGTGATTGCGCGCATCACCGGAATATGGCCCCATTATTTTCGCCCGGCGGGAGGCGTATTGACCCCCACCGTGCTGCAGGCGGCCGCCCAGACCGGCCATCCCATCGCCATGTGGTCTGTGGACCCGAGGGACTGGGTCGTCGGCCGGGATGCCACGGCTATCACAGCGGTGGTCAAAGACACGGTGGGCCCTGGAAGGATTGTGCTTTTTCACGACGGTGGCGGCAATCAGCCCCGAATGTTGGAAGCATTAGATAGTCTACTGGATTTTCTCAAGAAACAAGGATATCAATTCGTGACTTTAAGCGAAGAATGA
- the greA gene encoding transcription elongation factor GreA: MEQEQAAYMTEEGLRKLKEELEWLKTEKRAEVKERLKIARSYGDLSENSEYDAAKEEQAFVESRILQLEDQIRRAKIIRAEDKVEGVVSIGSTVTIRELPDGPEETYTIVGTAEADPGKFRISNESPIGAGLLGRRAGEEVGIQTPAGEIIFRILRIR, from the coding sequence GTGGAGCAGGAACAAGCGGCGTATATGACCGAAGAGGGATTACGCAAGCTCAAGGAAGAGCTGGAATGGCTAAAAACCGAGAAACGGGCGGAAGTGAAAGAAAGGCTCAAGATCGCGCGAAGTTACGGTGACCTGTCTGAAAACAGCGAGTATGATGCGGCAAAAGAGGAGCAGGCCTTTGTCGAATCGAGGATTCTCCAACTGGAAGACCAGATTCGCCGGGCGAAAATCATCCGGGCGGAGGACAAGGTGGAAGGAGTGGTATCCATAGGTTCCACGGTGACCATTCGCGAACTGCCGGATGGTCCTGAAGAGACTTACACCATTGTGGGAACTGCCGAAGCAGATCCGGGTAAATTTCGGATATCGAATGAGTCGCCCATCGGGGCTGGTTTACTCGGGCGCCGGGCAGGGGAAGAGGTGGGCATTCAGACGCCGGCCGGGGAGATCATATTCCGGATTTTGCGCATCCGTTGA
- the cspE gene encoding transcription antiterminator/RNA stability regulator CspE, whose product MKGKVKWFNAEKGYGFITPDDGGKDVFVHYSAIQEEGFRTLEEGQDVEYDIVEGPRGPQAANVVKL is encoded by the coding sequence GTGAAAGGCAAAGTCAAGTGGTTCAATGCGGAGAAGGGTTATGGTTTCATTACGCCGGATGACGGCGGGAAAGACGTGTTTGTGCATTATAGCGCGATTCAGGAAGAAGGGTTTCGTACACTCGAAGAGGGCCAGGACGTCGAGTACGACATCGTGGAAGGTCCGCGGGGCCCTCAGGCAGCGAATGTCGTGAAGTTGTAA
- a CDS encoding ABC transporter substrate-binding protein — protein sequence MERMKNRGWLLAGVVAMTMVVTGCGAQNSAGTTSGGSDAGKVKKIGIIQIMDHPALNAARDGFIQALADAGYKEGEKVTFDRQNAQNDQSVAKTIADKFVRDKDDLILAVATPSAQAVYNATKTIPIVFTAVTDPVKAGLVQSLDHPGTNVTGTSDAVPIGEQLKLIQQILPHAKNVGFLYNPGEPNSVVQLDQAKQVAPQFGFNLIPQPVSGLNDVKVATAQLTSKVDAIYVPTDNTVVSAIATVVATAKEKKIPVFGSEEGQVQQGALITKGIDYKKLGYQAGQLAVKILSGADPKTLPVETAKNLGVVVNLKTAQDLGITIPDSLLQDAKKIQ from the coding sequence ATGGAGCGAATGAAAAATAGAGGGTGGTTGTTGGCCGGGGTCGTAGCCATGACCATGGTGGTGACGGGCTGTGGGGCTCAGAACAGCGCTGGAACTACGTCTGGCGGTTCAGACGCAGGGAAAGTCAAGAAAATCGGCATCATTCAAATAATGGATCACCCTGCGCTCAATGCCGCCCGAGACGGATTCATTCAAGCGTTGGCGGATGCGGGGTATAAAGAAGGGGAAAAGGTGACTTTTGATCGACAGAACGCCCAGAATGATCAGTCGGTGGCAAAAACGATCGCCGACAAGTTTGTCCGGGACAAGGACGACTTGATCCTGGCGGTGGCCACGCCCTCGGCTCAGGCTGTATACAACGCCACGAAGACCATCCCCATCGTCTTTACTGCCGTGACGGACCCGGTTAAAGCCGGTTTGGTTCAGTCCCTCGATCATCCGGGAACGAACGTCACCGGTACGTCGGATGCGGTGCCAATCGGTGAACAATTAAAACTGATTCAACAGATTCTCCCCCATGCAAAGAATGTCGGATTCCTGTACAATCCTGGAGAACCGAACTCTGTGGTGCAATTGGATCAGGCGAAGCAAGTTGCGCCGCAGTTCGGTTTTAACCTCATCCCTCAACCGGTTTCAGGGCTCAATGATGTAAAAGTGGCCACCGCGCAACTTACGAGTAAGGTGGATGCCATCTACGTTCCCACGGACAACACGGTGGTCTCTGCCATCGCCACGGTGGTCGCCACGGCCAAGGAGAAGAAGATTCCCGTTTTTGGTTCAGAGGAAGGTCAGGTGCAGCAAGGTGCTCTGATCACCAAAGGAATCGACTATAAGAAGCTGGGCTACCAGGCGGGGCAACTTGCAGTGAAGATTCTGTCCGGCGCCGATCCGAAAACCTTGCCCGTGGAGACGGCGAAAAATCTGGGCGTGGTAGTCAATCTCAAGACGGCCCAGGATCTCGGCATTACGATTCCCGATTCGCTACTTCAAGACGCCAAGAAGATCCAATAG
- a CDS encoding ABC transporter permease — protein sequence MLDILLTAVREGLLFGIMAMGVFLTFRVLNFADLTVDGTFALGAATYAAVVISGGSVWVGIALALAGGFAAGAVTGLLHTKAGITGLLSGILTMIALYSINLRIMGRPNIPLLSGQGILGVFEPLGLSPDASAWVVFVLFPGVVFVLLVWLFRTKFGYVLRATGDNIQMVRSLGVNPERMEVWGLALSNALVSLSGALVAQYQGFADVGMGIGTIIAGLASVIIGEVFAGSRGMGWLLAGVFLGTFVYRLSIGLALVLGFEPTDLKLLTAIIVFLALTLPAVRKKVRFS from the coding sequence TTGTTGGACATTCTACTCACCGCGGTAAGAGAAGGATTGCTGTTTGGCATCATGGCCATGGGGGTCTTTCTAACCTTTAGGGTTTTAAATTTTGCCGATCTCACCGTGGACGGCACTTTCGCCCTCGGGGCAGCGACGTACGCGGCCGTGGTGATCAGCGGTGGGTCTGTGTGGGTCGGGATTGCTTTGGCCCTGGCGGGGGGGTTTGCCGCCGGGGCCGTGACCGGTCTCTTACACACCAAGGCGGGGATCACTGGGCTGCTTAGTGGGATTCTCACCATGATCGCCTTATACTCGATCAATTTGAGGATTATGGGCCGGCCGAACATCCCGCTGCTGAGCGGGCAGGGGATTTTGGGGGTATTCGAGCCCTTGGGCCTCTCGCCGGACGCCAGCGCATGGGTTGTGTTCGTGTTGTTTCCAGGGGTGGTGTTCGTCCTTTTGGTGTGGTTGTTTCGCACCAAATTCGGTTACGTGTTGCGGGCCACCGGGGATAATATCCAGATGGTGAGGTCCCTCGGTGTGAATCCCGAGCGGATGGAGGTGTGGGGGCTGGCGCTCTCCAATGCCCTTGTCAGCCTCTCCGGTGCATTGGTGGCACAGTATCAAGGGTTCGCGGACGTAGGGATGGGTATCGGGACCATTATTGCCGGCCTGGCCTCGGTGATCATTGGCGAAGTGTTTGCCGGTTCCCGGGGCATGGGGTGGCTTTTGGCGGGTGTTTTCCTCGGGACCTTTGTTTATCGGTTGAGCATTGGACTGGCCCTGGTCCTTGGGTTCGAACCCACCGATTTGAAACTCCTCACGGCTAT